In Acidaminococcus fermentans DSM 20731, one genomic interval encodes:
- a CDS encoding peptidase U32 family protein, with product MNKPELLAPAGSLEKGRMALLYGADAVYLGGKAFGLRAFAANFSLEEIREMAAFAHEMGKKVYVTVNIFPHNSDLPPLPEYLRNLDAAGVDALLVSDLGVWNTAREVAPRLDLHVSTQANVTNWATARAWEQLGASRVVLARELSLAEIREIREKIRAEVEVFVHGAMCISYSGRCLLSNYFTGRDSNRGACAQVCRWEFGLTEKNRPGEVFPVAEDERGTYIMNSRDLCLMDCLPQLMEAGVSSLKIEGRMKSVHYVASVVSAYRKAIDLCWQDPEHFTVPQSLRAELDKVSHRPYTTGFALRKTGPEDQVYTTSSYEQTADFVGLVRSFDAPSGRVQVEQRNHVKAGEVLEVLNPAGQVFPWTLEAMEDGEGNPITAAPHAQMLFTAKGDPRMTPFSLIRRLKG from the coding sequence GTGAACAAACCTGAACTGCTGGCTCCCGCCGGGAGCCTGGAAAAGGGCCGGATGGCCCTTCTGTACGGAGCTGATGCCGTGTACCTGGGCGGGAAGGCTTTCGGGCTCCGGGCTTTTGCCGCCAATTTTTCCCTGGAGGAGATCCGGGAAATGGCGGCTTTTGCCCATGAAATGGGGAAAAAGGTCTATGTGACCGTGAACATCTTCCCCCACAACAGCGATCTGCCGCCTCTGCCGGAGTATCTCCGGAACCTGGATGCAGCCGGGGTGGACGCCCTGCTGGTGTCCGACCTGGGGGTGTGGAACACCGCCCGGGAAGTGGCGCCCCGTCTGGATCTCCATGTGAGCACCCAGGCCAATGTGACCAACTGGGCCACCGCCCGGGCCTGGGAACAGCTGGGTGCCAGCCGGGTGGTGCTGGCCCGGGAACTGTCCCTTGCGGAAATCCGGGAGATCCGGGAAAAGATCCGCGCGGAAGTGGAAGTGTTCGTCCACGGGGCCATGTGCATTTCCTATTCCGGCCGGTGCCTTTTGAGCAACTACTTCACCGGGAGGGACAGCAACCGGGGAGCCTGTGCCCAGGTGTGCCGGTGGGAATTCGGCCTGACGGAAAAGAACCGGCCCGGAGAAGTGTTCCCGGTGGCGGAAGACGAACGGGGCACCTACATCATGAATTCCCGGGACTTGTGCCTGATGGACTGTCTGCCCCAGCTGATGGAAGCCGGAGTCAGCAGCCTGAAGATCGAAGGCCGGATGAAAAGCGTCCATTATGTGGCTTCCGTGGTCAGCGCCTACCGGAAGGCCATCGACCTTTGCTGGCAAGATCCGGAGCATTTCACCGTGCCCCAGAGCCTCCGGGCGGAACTGGACAAAGTGTCCCACCGGCCCTACACCACCGGGTTCGCCCTCCGGAAGACCGGTCCGGAAGACCAGGTGTACACCACCAGTTCCTATGAACAGACCGCGGATTTCGTGGGCCTGGTCCGGAGCTTCGATGCCCCTTCCGGCCGGGTGCAGGTGGAACAGCGGAACCATGTGAAGGCCGGGGAAGTGCTGGAAGTGCTGAACCCTGCCGGCCAGGTGTTTCCCTGGACCCTGGAAGCCATGGAAGACGGGGAAGGGAACCCCATCACCGCCGCACCCCATGCCCAGATGCTGTTCACCGCCAAGGGGGATCCCCGGATGACGCCCTTTTCCCTGATCCGGCGGCTGAAGGGCTGA
- a CDS encoding M24 family metallopeptidase encodes MKALERLRAFLEQEKVDGIFIKGDSSIRYFTGFTGGESLLYVDARRAVIITDSRYTLQVRQQAPECELVEHLHGFWPEAAKLPQSDNLALDGDYFSYTEQCALAAVLPHAAWKNVNLVGLRAVKTPEEMQLIRRAVAISDEAFLQLLPHIRAGRKESELAAELEYNMRKLGSTKPSFETICASGKRSALPHGVASDKVVEEGDFITFDFGATYGGYCSDITRTVVVGKAAPWQKEIYDIVLQANLLGEKTLKAGLTGIQVDGAVRDFIGSKGYGPNFGHGLGHGVGLDIHEKPVLNRANGQPLPAGAVVTIEPGIYLPDKGGVRIEDTVLVTETGCERLTSVPKELKEL; translated from the coding sequence ATGAAGGCACTGGAAAGACTTCGGGCTTTTCTGGAACAGGAAAAAGTGGACGGGATCTTCATCAAGGGAGATTCCTCCATCCGGTATTTCACCGGGTTCACCGGCGGGGAAAGCCTGCTGTATGTGGATGCCCGGCGGGCGGTGATCATCACTGATTCCCGTTATACCCTGCAGGTGCGCCAGCAGGCACCGGAGTGCGAACTGGTGGAGCATCTCCACGGGTTCTGGCCGGAAGCGGCCAAACTGCCTCAGTCGGACAACCTGGCCCTGGATGGGGATTATTTTTCCTATACGGAACAGTGTGCCCTGGCAGCGGTCCTGCCCCATGCCGCCTGGAAGAATGTGAACCTGGTGGGCCTGCGGGCGGTGAAGACTCCGGAAGAGATGCAGCTCATCCGCCGGGCGGTGGCCATTTCCGACGAAGCCTTCCTCCAGCTGCTGCCCCATATCCGGGCCGGCCGAAAGGAAAGCGAACTGGCGGCGGAACTGGAATACAACATGCGGAAGCTGGGGTCCACCAAGCCTTCTTTTGAAACCATCTGTGCCTCCGGCAAACGGAGCGCCCTGCCTCACGGGGTGGCCTCCGACAAGGTGGTGGAAGAAGGCGACTTCATCACCTTCGATTTTGGCGCCACCTATGGGGGCTACTGCTCCGACATCACCCGGACGGTGGTGGTGGGGAAGGCCGCTCCCTGGCAGAAGGAAATCTATGACATCGTCCTCCAGGCCAACCTGCTGGGCGAAAAGACCCTGAAGGCCGGGCTTACCGGCATCCAGGTGGACGGGGCCGTCCGGGACTTTATCGGGTCCAAGGGCTACGGGCCCAACTTCGGCCATGGTCTGGGCCACGGCGTGGGCCTGGACATCCACGAAAAACCGGTGCTGAACCGGGCCAACGGCCAGCCTCTGCCGGCCGGGGCTGTGGTGACCATCGAACCGGGCATCTACCTGCCGGACAAGGGCGGGGTCCGGATCGAAGACACGGTGCTGGTGACGGAAACGGGCTGCGAACGGCTCACTTCCGTCCCCAAGGAACTGAAAGAACTCTGA
- the efp gene encoding elongation factor P has protein sequence MISTNDFKTGVTVEIDGDAWQVVEFQHVKPGKGAAFVRAKMRNLCTGAVVERTFNAAERLPKAIVERKDMQYLYEADGTYVFMDNETYDQIELNKDQLGNAINFLKENMDVKIISFKERILGVELPNTVELTVVETEPGIKGDTATGGSKNAKMDTGYVVKVPLFINEGDVLQIDTRTGDYIARA, from the coding sequence ATGATTTCTACGAACGATTTTAAAACTGGCGTAACGGTTGAAATTGACGGCGATGCCTGGCAGGTCGTCGAATTCCAGCATGTAAAACCGGGCAAAGGCGCTGCTTTCGTACGGGCCAAAATGCGCAACCTGTGCACCGGCGCTGTAGTTGAACGGACTTTCAACGCAGCTGAACGTCTGCCCAAAGCCATTGTGGAAAGAAAAGACATGCAGTATCTGTATGAAGCCGATGGCACCTATGTGTTTATGGACAACGAAACCTATGATCAGATCGAACTGAACAAGGATCAGCTGGGCAACGCCATCAACTTCCTGAAGGAAAACATGGACGTGAAGATCATCAGCTTCAAGGAACGGATCCTGGGCGTGGAACTGCCCAACACGGTGGAACTGACCGTAGTGGAAACCGAACCGGGGATCAAAGGGGATACCGCTACCGGCGGCAGCAAGAACGCCAAGATGGATACCGGTTATGTGGTGAAGGTTCCTCTGTTCATCAACGAAGGGGACGTGCTGCAAATCGATACCCGTACCGGGGACTATATCGCAAGAGCATAA
- a CDS encoding histidine phosphatase family protein, with translation MKTIYLVRHGETLANRQGILQGWSNNPLDDTGRKQAAALVTRASRVPLDAIYTSDLIRTRETAAPLAEARGLEPTVLPGLREISFGKWDGHHLKEIQEKDPDTLRDIFLKPGQVDLEAEEDLAASQERAWETFTGLAEGMDPDGTILCVSHGGLIRLLVCRILGFSIDNMWRMSLANTAFVQVVRTEEYGFRVDKLNDMGML, from the coding sequence ATGAAAACAATCTATCTGGTGCGCCATGGGGAGACCCTGGCCAACCGGCAGGGCATCCTCCAGGGCTGGAGCAACAATCCCCTGGATGATACAGGCCGGAAACAGGCGGCGGCCCTGGTGACCCGGGCATCCCGGGTGCCCCTGGACGCCATCTATACCTCCGATCTGATCCGCACCCGGGAAACGGCGGCTCCTCTGGCGGAGGCCCGGGGACTGGAACCCACCGTGCTCCCGGGGCTCCGGGAAATTTCCTTCGGGAAATGGGACGGCCATCATCTGAAAGAAATCCAGGAAAAGGATCCGGACACCCTCCGGGACATTTTCCTGAAGCCGGGCCAGGTGGACCTGGAGGCGGAAGAAGATCTGGCCGCCTCCCAGGAACGGGCCTGGGAAACCTTTACGGGCCTGGCGGAGGGCATGGACCCGGACGGCACCATCCTGTGCGTCAGCCACGGAGGTCTGATCCGGCTCCTGGTGTGCCGGATCCTGGGCTTTTCCATCGACAACATGTGGCGGATGAGCCTGGCCAACACCGCCTTCGTCCAGGTGGTCCGGACGGAGGAATACGGGTTCCGGGTGGACAAGCTGAACGATATGGGGATGCTGTGA
- a CDS encoding DUF2156 domain-containing protein: protein MWRNQYDSYWGISHGCLIIKVTVHGTTFVLPPFGGVNEDLPKVLCALKQYFKGEPFEMHGIYEHTIERFQKYLPQVNKFTTDRDNWDYVYQRSSLASLSGRKLHGKKNHYNQFIKDNPEFVYEPITPANKDECIAYGKEWVEKRELTDPSIVAEYDAIKEGLNNLEKLQLRGGLIRLDGQVKAFTFGERAGKNTAVIHVEKADPDIRGLYTAINKEYIAHEWPDVTYINREEDMGKEGLREAKESYKPAFMVKKYNTVIR from the coding sequence ATCTGGCGGAACCAGTATGACAGCTACTGGGGCATCAGCCACGGCTGTCTCATCATCAAGGTCACCGTACACGGCACCACCTTTGTGCTGCCGCCTTTCGGGGGGGTCAACGAAGACCTGCCCAAGGTGCTCTGCGCCCTGAAACAGTATTTCAAGGGGGAACCCTTCGAAATGCACGGCATCTACGAGCACACCATCGAACGGTTCCAGAAATACCTGCCCCAGGTGAACAAGTTCACCACGGACCGGGACAACTGGGACTATGTGTACCAGCGGTCCAGCCTGGCCAGCCTCAGCGGCCGGAAGCTCCACGGCAAAAAGAACCATTACAACCAGTTCATCAAGGACAATCCCGAGTTCGTCTACGAACCCATCACCCCGGCCAACAAGGACGAATGCATCGCCTACGGGAAGGAATGGGTGGAAAAACGGGAGCTTACCGACCCCTCCATCGTGGCCGAATACGATGCCATCAAAGAAGGGCTGAACAACCTGGAAAAACTCCAGCTCCGGGGCGGGCTGATCCGTCTGGACGGCCAGGTGAAGGCCTTTACCTTCGGGGAACGGGCCGGGAAGAACACCGCAGTGATCCATGTGGAAAAGGCGGATCCGGATATCCGGGGCCTGTACACCGCCATCAACAAGGAATACATCGCCCACGAATGGCCGGATGTGACCTACATCAACCGGGAAGAGGACATGGGCAAGGAAGGGCTCCGGGAAGCCAAGGAATCCTACAAGCCCGCGTTCATGGTGAAGAAATACAATACGGTGATCCGGTAA
- a CDS encoding GNAT family N-acetyltransferase, which produces MDFRLLQESALSQAADLWDYCFEKKGTPFYEWYFREYALKQNRILGGFQDGKLRTMLHLNPYVLRVRGRDWKVPYIVGVATDPVARGHHVMGQLMDTAFTMLRAMKVPFVILMPIYAGIYQPYGYAWTHLRKHYTLPLAGLDLAGRTLDGYEPERVDTAKARDLVAPVYARSMERYHGYAVRDQRVWDNLLITAAQENFETVILRNDGAPKAYALYNREGDKVTVQELAAVDPPAKIRLLQYFKGLAGIHKTLDWLAPEDDLTWTQLPDQALAPKEAPFMMGRVINAAACLKALAVPEDLLGKTLVLALKDEQIALNTMLVKLEFTREGIRLLNTLDDPEVLLDAGTFTQLFFGLMGPAQLQQAGMIYVDSKNALEILDKLFPRENNFINEYF; this is translated from the coding sequence ATGGATTTTCGTTTGCTCCAGGAAAGCGCCCTGTCCCAGGCGGCGGACCTGTGGGACTACTGTTTTGAAAAGAAGGGAACCCCTTTTTATGAATGGTATTTCCGGGAATATGCCCTGAAGCAGAACCGGATCCTGGGCGGGTTCCAGGACGGGAAGCTCCGGACCATGCTCCATCTGAATCCCTACGTGCTCCGGGTCCGGGGCCGGGACTGGAAGGTCCCCTATATCGTGGGGGTGGCCACGGACCCGGTGGCCCGGGGACACCATGTGATGGGCCAGCTGATGGATACGGCCTTCACCATGCTCCGGGCCATGAAGGTGCCCTTTGTGATCCTCATGCCCATTTACGCCGGCATCTACCAGCCCTACGGTTATGCCTGGACCCATCTCCGGAAGCATTACACCCTGCCCCTGGCCGGACTGGACCTGGCAGGCCGTACCCTGGACGGTTATGAGCCGGAACGGGTGGATACCGCCAAAGCCCGGGACCTGGTGGCTCCGGTCTACGCCAGAAGCATGGAACGGTACCACGGATATGCGGTACGGGATCAGCGGGTGTGGGACAATCTCCTCATCACAGCCGCCCAGGAAAATTTTGAGACGGTGATTCTCCGGAATGACGGTGCGCCGAAAGCCTATGCGTTGTATAATAGAGAGGGTGACAAAGTGACCGTCCAGGAACTGGCAGCGGTGGATCCTCCGGCGAAGATCCGGCTGCTCCAGTATTTCAAGGGGCTGGCGGGGATCCACAAGACCCTGGACTGGCTGGCACCGGAAGATGATCTGACCTGGACCCAGCTGCCGGACCAGGCCCTGGCCCCGAAAGAAGCTCCTTTCATGATGGGCCGGGTGATCAACGCGGCGGCCTGTCTGAAGGCTCTGGCCGTGCCGGAGGACCTTTTGGGGAAGACCCTGGTCCTGGCCCTGAAGGACGAACAGATCGCCCTCAACACCATGCTGGTGAAACTGGAATTCACCCGGGAAGGCATCAGGCTGCTGAACACCCTGGACGATCCGGAAGTGCTGCTGGATGCAGGGACCTTCACCCAGCTGTTTTTCGGACTTATGGGACCGGCACAGCTGCAGCAGGCCGGCATGATCTATGTGGACAGTAAAAATGCGCTGGAAATCCTTGACAAATTGTTCCCGCGGGAGAATAATTTTATCAATGAGTATTTTTAA
- a CDS encoding phosphoribosylformylglycinamidine synthase, translating into MSDKIRRVFVEKKKEYAVEAAGLCSDLQQTLGLKNLKSVRILNRYDLEGLSDEEYQEARSLVLSEAPVDVVRDEEVEIPAGIRSFAVELLPGQYDQREDFAAQCIQAITQGQRPIVAAAKVFLLEGDLSDADFEKIKKYCINPVEAQEAAIEKPETLDMTWDVPKPVAVLDGFRSLDRKGLEDFLNQQELAMSLEDLAFIQEYFQKENRDPSITEIKVLDTYWSDHCRHTTFETKLENVSITDGVYTQPVAEAYDLYKKDRDFVYGADTKRPITLMDMACLATKKLKKEGKIPDLDASEEINACSIVAPIDVDGKKEDWLVMFKNETHNHPTEIEPFGGAATCLGGAIRDPLSGRSYVYQAMRVTGSGDPRTPYEQTLKGKLPQRKITLGAAAGYSSYGNQIGLATGSVEEYYHPKFVAKRMEVGAVIGAAPRDAVVRERPAAGDLIVLLGGRTGRDGMGGATGASKEHTTKSLSECGAEVQKGNAPNERKIQRLFRDPEVTRLIKRCNDFGAGGVSVAIGELAPGLVINLDKVPKKYEGLDGTELAISESQERMAVCIAASDLDKFMAAAAKENLEATVVAEVAEDPRLVMYWRGEKIVDLSRAFLDTNGIPQKSNVVVDGVEETSPFNSTPEEVEGKKDIKEAWLANLDRLNVCSEEGLGERFDGSIGRGSVLMPYGGRNQLTRTEGMAARLPVLHGKTNATSIMASGYDPNVCCWSPYHGAMYAVVEAVCRAAAMGADPKKLRLSMQEYFPKLHTEHTWGRPFAALLGAYKACCELELPAIGGKDSMSGTFMDLEVPPSLICFAVGVMDGRDTISNEFKQAGNTVVFIPVPCDEHEVVDYPALRTLLDSVHKAILGKRILTAGVVKEGGVAAAISSMCLGNGLGFGFVKPFLHEECLFTLQPGGFLVEMAPGADPDKVFAGNDFLVLGSLTDDGKVTVNDTAITLDEIKAAYTRTLEGVFPSVVKDSGKEICRMPYYRNDLPLTAPYNVAQPRVFIPVFPGLNCEYDTAAAFEAAGAKADICVIRNLTPEAIKESVEEMAKRIKEAQILAIPGGFSASDEPEGSGKFIATMFRNPALKEAVLDLLYNRDGLALGICNGFQALIKLGLVPYGDIRPLTETSPTLTFNTIGRHISRMVETKVVSNKSPWLALTEPGDIHTVAVSHGEGRFVATEEEIKKLFANGQVATQYVNQAGDPTMESPYNPNGSLYAIESITSPDGRVLGKMGHTERFTEGLMKNIPGNKLQPLFLGGVQYFK; encoded by the coding sequence ATGAGCGACAAGATTAGAAGAGTATTTGTGGAGAAGAAGAAAGAATATGCTGTGGAAGCAGCAGGTCTGTGTTCCGATCTCCAGCAGACCCTGGGGCTGAAGAATCTGAAAAGCGTCCGGATCCTGAACCGGTACGATCTGGAGGGCCTCAGTGACGAAGAATACCAGGAAGCCAGAAGCCTGGTGCTCAGCGAAGCACCGGTGGATGTGGTCCGGGATGAAGAAGTGGAAATCCCTGCCGGCATCCGCAGCTTTGCCGTGGAACTGCTCCCGGGCCAGTACGACCAGAGAGAAGATTTTGCCGCCCAGTGCATCCAGGCCATCACCCAGGGACAGCGGCCCATTGTGGCAGCCGCCAAAGTGTTCCTGCTGGAAGGTGACCTGTCCGACGCCGACTTTGAAAAAATCAAGAAATACTGCATCAACCCGGTGGAAGCCCAGGAAGCGGCCATTGAAAAGCCGGAAACCCTGGATATGACCTGGGATGTGCCCAAACCCGTAGCCGTGCTGGACGGCTTCCGGAGCCTGGACAGAAAAGGCCTGGAAGACTTCCTGAACCAGCAGGAACTGGCCATGAGCCTGGAAGACCTGGCCTTTATCCAGGAATACTTCCAGAAAGAAAACCGGGATCCCTCCATTACCGAAATCAAGGTGCTGGATACCTACTGGTCCGACCACTGCCGGCACACCACCTTTGAAACCAAACTGGAAAACGTTTCCATCACCGACGGCGTATACACCCAGCCGGTGGCGGAAGCCTATGACCTGTACAAGAAAGACCGGGATTTTGTCTACGGTGCCGACACCAAACGCCCCATCACCCTGATGGACATGGCATGCCTGGCCACCAAGAAGCTGAAAAAGGAAGGGAAGATCCCCGACCTGGATGCTTCCGAAGAAATCAACGCCTGCAGCATCGTGGCCCCCATTGACGTGGACGGCAAAAAAGAAGACTGGCTGGTGATGTTCAAGAACGAAACCCACAACCATCCCACCGAAATCGAACCCTTCGGCGGTGCCGCCACCTGCCTGGGCGGGGCCATCCGGGATCCCCTCAGCGGCCGGAGCTATGTGTACCAGGCCATGCGGGTCACCGGGTCCGGCGATCCCCGTACCCCTTATGAACAGACCCTGAAAGGCAAGCTGCCCCAGCGGAAGATCACCCTGGGCGCTGCAGCCGGCTACAGCTCCTACGGCAACCAGATCGGTCTGGCCACCGGTTCCGTGGAAGAATACTACCATCCCAAATTCGTGGCCAAGAGAATGGAAGTGGGGGCCGTCATCGGGGCTGCTCCCCGGGACGCCGTGGTCCGGGAACGTCCGGCTGCGGGCGACCTGATCGTGCTGCTGGGCGGCCGTACCGGCCGTGACGGCATGGGCGGCGCCACCGGTGCCTCCAAGGAACACACCACCAAATCCCTCAGCGAATGCGGTGCAGAAGTCCAGAAGGGGAATGCCCCCAACGAACGGAAGATCCAGCGGCTGTTCCGGGATCCGGAAGTGACCCGGCTGATCAAACGGTGCAACGACTTCGGGGCCGGCGGGGTATCCGTGGCCATCGGCGAACTGGCACCGGGCCTGGTAATCAACCTGGACAAGGTGCCCAAGAAATACGAAGGCCTGGACGGCACGGAACTGGCCATCAGTGAATCCCAGGAACGGATGGCCGTGTGCATCGCCGCCAGCGACCTGGACAAATTCATGGCCGCTGCCGCCAAGGAAAACCTGGAAGCCACGGTGGTGGCGGAAGTGGCGGAAGATCCCCGTCTGGTGATGTACTGGAGAGGGGAAAAAATCGTGGACCTGTCCCGGGCTTTCCTGGATACCAACGGCATTCCCCAGAAATCCAATGTGGTGGTGGACGGAGTGGAAGAAACCTCTCCCTTCAACAGCACCCCGGAAGAAGTGGAAGGCAAAAAGGATATCAAAGAAGCCTGGCTGGCCAACCTGGACCGGCTCAATGTGTGCAGTGAAGAGGGCCTGGGCGAACGGTTCGACGGCTCCATCGGCCGGGGCAGCGTACTGATGCCCTACGGCGGCCGGAACCAGCTGACCCGCACCGAAGGCATGGCGGCCCGTCTGCCGGTACTCCACGGCAAGACCAACGCCACCTCCATCATGGCCAGCGGCTATGATCCCAACGTGTGCTGCTGGAGCCCGTACCACGGGGCCATGTACGCCGTGGTGGAAGCCGTGTGCCGGGCTGCGGCCATGGGGGCCGACCCGAAGAAACTGCGTCTTTCCATGCAGGAATACTTCCCCAAACTCCATACGGAACATACCTGGGGCCGGCCTTTCGCCGCTCTCCTGGGTGCCTATAAAGCCTGCTGCGAACTGGAACTGCCGGCCATCGGCGGCAAGGATTCCATGAGCGGCACCTTCATGGACCTGGAAGTTCCGCCTTCCCTGATCTGCTTCGCCGTAGGGGTTATGGACGGCCGGGATACCATCTCCAACGAATTCAAACAGGCCGGCAACACAGTGGTGTTCATCCCGGTACCCTGCGATGAACACGAAGTGGTGGATTACCCCGCCCTGCGGACCCTCCTGGACAGCGTCCACAAAGCCATCCTGGGCAAACGGATTCTCACCGCCGGCGTGGTGAAGGAAGGGGGCGTGGCAGCCGCCATCTCCTCCATGTGCCTGGGCAACGGTCTGGGCTTCGGGTTCGTGAAACCCTTCCTCCATGAGGAATGCCTGTTCACCCTGCAGCCCGGCGGGTTCCTGGTGGAAATGGCACCGGGGGCCGATCCGGACAAAGTCTTCGCCGGCAATGATTTCCTGGTGCTGGGCTCCCTGACCGACGACGGCAAAGTCACCGTCAACGACACCGCCATCACCCTGGACGAAATCAAAGCCGCCTATACCCGCACCCTGGAAGGGGTATTCCCCTCTGTGGTGAAGGATTCCGGCAAGGAAATCTGCCGGATGCCCTATTACCGGAATGACCTGCCCCTGACCGCGCCCTACAACGTGGCCCAGCCTCGGGTGTTCATTCCCGTATTCCCGGGCCTGAACTGCGAATACGACACCGCTGCCGCCTTTGAAGCAGCCGGTGCCAAAGCCGATATCTGTGTGATCCGGAACCTGACTCCGGAAGCCATCAAGGAAAGCGTGGAAGAAATGGCCAAACGGATCAAAGAAGCCCAGATCCTGGCCATTCCCGGCGGGTTCTCCGCCAGTGACGAACCGGAAGGATCCGGCAAGTTCATCGCCACCATGTTCCGGAACCCGGCCCTGAAGGAAGCGGTGCTGGATCTCTTGTACAACCGGGACGGCCTGGCCCTGGGGATCTGCAACGGTTTCCAGGCCCTGATCAAACTGGGTCTGGTGCCCTATGGAGACATCCGTCCGCTGACGGAAACCTCTCCCACCCTGACCTTCAACACCATCGGCCGGCACATTTCCCGGATGGTGGAAACGAAAGTGGTTTCCAACAAATCTCCGTGGCTGGCACTCACCGAACCCGGTGACATCCACACGGTAGCCGTATCCCACGGGGAAGGCCGGTTCGTGGCCACGGAAGAAGAGATCAAGAAACTCTTCGCCAACGGCCAGGTGGCCACCCAGTATGTGAACCAGGCAGGGGATCCCACCATGGAAAGCCCCTACAACCCCAACGGCTCCCTGTATGCCATCGAAAGCATCACCAGCCCCGACGGGCGTGTGCTGGGCAAGATGGGCCACACCGAACGGTTCACCGAGGGTCTCATGAAGAACATCCCGGGGAACAAACTGCAGCCTCTGTTCCTGGGCGGCGTGCAGTACTTCAAGTAA